One window of the Salminus brasiliensis chromosome 1, fSalBra1.hap2, whole genome shotgun sequence genome contains the following:
- the bub1 gene encoding uncharacterized protein bub1 encodes MDVNYYLQQFEASVSSYAGDDPLDPWDKFVEFLESRLPAEERSSMCVVLERLVQTFLQDKRYRNDPRYINHCIKCAGYYSEPIKLYSYVHGRGVGARAAGLYVAWAQQFENKGQFLQAEQVYQRAIENEAEPMDTIQEQYRLFQFRTGKSHTASDHVRNPLQNSQLMNQNPRHREALQPHCKEPENSPLPSDRTVRIISRSENNPMPSGSSNGAECVSMYCVKELECEGSELSFEELRARRYFSKLQQQELQKKREEVLWRHEEDEEEVVRMKKLLEELNSKLSTEQQQEKNTHTQQELNESCSVQDPLDRSVRTSLSPAIAEAAAPAPVFASEQASCSFVGLQQPPPDRSLLNGRKSESHLLWQSTRVPASRLSLSLSSASRTQLAYTSALSIATDRALDLDTHAPAPLQPADQRNVNECESQAERSLLESCSQKLAVFERDRPEQTETDGDANTDASHGGFNHSHVTPNTSLGLISATPSRALPSPTVNTREALDVIMDMFQAPTLLQDSLFNATSQVADDSFEKNCRVNGSVPPSAKAPSSMSFRIYQDENVKIGSEEQLVEKTKPAARALMEIPVSKPNVTPVGPESLTDESAMWGPRYASITACPNHTRDFALSAHLVSTPLHPTAPYTWDTELNQENAARGFSGTEENPYQRQPAKLSPILEQSPSEEKPCEGAECSLRAQGTIVGEGVSLPQNNQTLSLTHNQTSCSISRHPLIPLAFHDQTAEASRALNSSAKPSWSIYQSPERTTQTGSNTEPNSNSMQFLKPHKSDQLNSSNLQINSNSSTKPSWNIYQSPDRSSKTGSDRELHSSSMHLVREPKHQINSTDMQVSSSCSTKPSWNIYQSPDRTTEASFNRELHSSSVLSIREPQQNQPNTNGLQVNPGGNLSSNTKPSWSIYQSPERATQTGCNTEPILSVKQHKADNLNLTSVQANSSTTTKPSWSIYQSPERTQPTGLNRELLSNSMHLVGEPKQDWFNSGGLQINSDRTQSSTTKLSWSVYQSPEKTPQAGSNGEPKSDQLNSTGMQFNSSCSTKPSWSVYQSPERTSQMGSNREIKADLQVNSSNLHLVEELKTDQLHSSIDMESDILLPKRSFHQRKSEKQQSFETFHENQAFSHQSCMQTCSPKPEPKVIQDIPMSPESGPGFSWLKVDSPAQLSEPDLDVMVRSLVRSPTTRRETSGAQAASSKHSWSVYQSPEKTSELRHIPQSPEPMEESDQDQFSSLEQSGILLSKRSFNRRKSDKRVLEVRGVPLLQKSLLSSPKRSSNPIQDIPMSPEPTSGLNWLCTDSPARITEPDLDVLMTPQQISKPVTASAQLLQCDVPMSPPQGFVPDCAPSVLVSDPWDEDLIASQLSSLKTPLSSYPNLSVWSRCLPTITPRMTIQMAEESLRVDFLLGQGAFATVYQATNLTTSQKLILKVQKPANPWEFYINSQLNARVQQRERHLFNKLHSAHLFTNGSVLVGELHNCGTLLNVVNQYKSRSEKVMPQPLVLYFSVCILKMVEQLHQASIVHADIKPDNFLLGERFLENDDLDAESMDHGLVLIDFGQSIDMTLFPEGTAFTARCMTSGFQCTEMLSGRPWNYQTDYFGIAGTVYCMIFGSYMQVRNEGGVWKTNGIFKRNPHSDLWQEFFHTLLNVPDCNSAPCLRSLRERLSSTLQENYSNKLRGLKNRLVVQILESRSTRR; translated from the exons atggatgTTAACTATTACTTGCA GCAATTTGAAGCCAGTGTGAGCAGTTATGCTGGAGATGACCCTCTTGATCCATGGGATAA GTTTGTGGAGTTTTTGGAGAGCAGGCTGCCagcagaggagaggagcagtatgtgtgtggtgctggAGAGGCTCGTTCAGACCTTTCTGCAGGATAAACGCTACCGCAATGATCCCAGATACATCAACCACTGCATCAAGTGT GCGGGGTATTACAGCGAGCcaataaagctgtacagttATGTGCATGGTCGGGGTGTAGGGGCTCGGGCAGCGGGGCTGTATGTGGCCTGGGCTCAGCAGTTCGAAAACAAAGGCCAGTTCCTTCAGGCTGAGCAGGTCTACCAGAGAGCCATTGAGAACGAGGCAGAACCCATGGACACGATTCAGGAGCAGTACAG GCTGTTCCAGTTCAGAACAGGTAAAAGCCACACGGCGTCAG ATCATGTAAGGAATCCTCTACAGAATTCCCAGTTGATGAATCAGAATCCGCGGCACAGGGAGGCTCTCCAGCCGCACTGTAAG GAGCCAGAAAACTCCCCACTTCCATCTGACCGAACCGTTCGCAT aATCTCTCGTTCGGAGAATAATCCAATGCCCAGTGGCAGCAGCAACGGTGCGGAGTGTGTGTCGATGTACTGCGTGAAGGAGCTGGAATGTGAAGGTTCTGAACTCTCCTTCGAAGAGCTCAGAGCACGAAGGTACTTCAGCAAACTTCAGCAGCAGGAGCTGCAGAAGAAACGGG aGGAAGTGTTATGGAGGcatgaggaagatgaggaggaggtggtgagGATGAAGAAGCtgctggaggagctgaacagCAAACTGAGTACAGAACAGCAGcaagagaaaaacacacacactcaacag GAGCTGAATGAGTCATGCAGCGTTCAAGACCCATTGGACCGGTCAGTAAGAACATCTCTAAGCCCAGCCATAGCCGAAGCTGCAGCTCCGGCTCCAGTGTTTGCGTCCGAACAGGCATCCTGTTCCTTCGTCGGGCTGCAGCAGCCGCCACCAGATCGTTCACTTCTTAATGGAAGGAAGTCCGAGTCCCACCTGCTGTGGCAGAGCACTCGG GTCCCAGCTTCCAGACTGAGCCTCTCTCTGAGCTCTGCTTCAAGAACACAACTCGCGTACACCAGTGCGCTCAGCATTGCCACGGACAGAGCATTGGACTTGGACACGCACGCTCCAGCTCCACTACAGCCGGCAGACCAGAGGAACGTGAACGAATGtgagagccaggctgagcgtTCACTACTCGAAAGCTGCTCTCAGAAGCTGGCAGTGTTTGAACG AGATAGACCTGAACAAACCGAGACGGATGGAGACGCGAACACAGACG cGTCTCACGGAGGTTTTAATCACTCTCATGTCACTCCTAACACCTCTCTGGGTCTGATTTCGGCGACTCCTTCACGTGCACTCCCCTCTCCTACTGTCAACACGCGAGAGGCTCTGG ACGTGATCATGGACATGTTCCAGGCTCCAACGCTGCTGCAGGACTCTCTCTTCAACGCTACGAGCCAAGTTGCTGATGACAGCTTTGAGAAAAACTGCAGAGTGAATG GTTCTGTGCCCCCTTCAGCGAAAGCTCCGTCCTCTATGTCGTTTAGGATTTACCAGGATGAGAACGTAAAGATCGGAAG TGAGGAACAACTAGTGGAAAAGACCAAACCAGCAGCTCGAGCCCTGATGGAGATCCCAGTGTCTAAACCCAAC GTCACTCCTGTAGGCCCAGAGTCGCTGACGGACGAGAGTGCGATGTGGGGTCCTCGGTACGCTTCCATAACTGCCTGCCCGAACCATACCCGTGACTTTGCCTTGTCTGCCCACCTGGTATCCACTCCTCTCCACCCCACCGCCCCATACACTTGGGACACTGAGCTCAATCAGG AAAATGCTGCCAGAGGTTTCAGTGGAACAGAGGAAAACCCCTACCAGCGCCAGCCTGCCAAACTGAG TCCGATCCTGGAGCAGAGTCCGTCTGAGGAGAAGCCGTGTGAAGGTGCGGAGTGCAGTCTGAGGGCTCAAGGCACCATCGTAGGAGAGGGAGTGAGTCTCCCTCAGAACAAccagacgctctcactgacccaCAACCAGACCAGCTGCAGCATCAGCAGGCATCCGCTGATCCCGCTGGCTTTTCACGATCAAACTGCCGAGGCAAGCCGGGCCCTTAACTCCAGCGCTAAACCCAGCTGGAGCATCTACCAAAGCCCAGAGAGAACCACTCAGACAGGTTCTAACACAGAACCCAACTCTAACAGCATGCAGTTTTTGAAACCTCACAAATCAGACCAGCTCAATTCCTCCAACCTACAGATTAATTCCAACTCCAGCACCAAACCAAGCTGGAATATCTACCAGAGCCCAGACAGAAGCAGTAAGACGGGTTCAGACAGAGAACTCCATTCAAGTAGCATGCATTTAGTAAGAGAACCCAAACATCAGATCAACTCAACAGACATGCAGGTTAGCTCCAGCTGCAGCACCAAACCCAGCTGGAACATCTACCAGAGCCCAGACAGAACCACTGAGGCCAGTTTCAACAGAGAACTCCATTCAAGCAGTGTGCTATCTATAAGAGAGCCTCAACAAAACCAGCCTAACACAAATGGCCTACAGGTGAACCCTGGCGGAAACCTCAGCTCAAACACAAAACCCAGCTGGAGCATCTACCAAAGCCCAGAAAGAGCCACCCAGACAGGTTGTAACACAGAACCCATACTGTCTGTTAAACAGCACAAAGCAGACAATCTCAATTTAACCAGCGTGCAGGCCAACTCCAGCACCACCACAAAACCCAGCTGGAGCATCTACCAAAGCCCAGAGAGAACCCAACCTACAGGTCTTAATAGGGAGCTCCTCTCAAACAGCATGCATTTAGTGGGAGAACCCAAACAAGACTGGTTTAACTCAGGTGGCTTGCAAATTAATTCAGACAGAACCCAGAGTTCTACCACCAAACTTAGCTGGAGTGTCTATCAAAGCCCAGAGAAAACCCCCCAGGCAGGTTCTAATGGAGAACCCAAATCTGACCAGCTCAACTCAACTGGCATGCAGTTTAACTCCAGCTGCAGCACCAAACCCAGCTGGAGTGTCTACCAGAGCCCAGAGAGAACCAGCCAGATGGGTTCAAACAGGGAGATCAAGGCAGACCTACAGGTTAACTCCAGCAATCTGCATTTAGTAGAAGAGCTAAAAACAGACCAACTCCACTCTTCCATAGACATGGAGTCTGATATTCTCCTGCCTAAGAGGTCTTTCCATCAGcgaaaatcagaaaaacagcaaAGCTTTGAGACGTTCCATGAGAACCAAGCTTTCTCGCACCAGTCCTGCATGCAGACATGCAGTCCAAAGCCTGAGCCCAAAGTAATCCAGGATATTCCCATGAGTCCAGAGTCGGGCCCGGGGTTTAGTTGGCTTAAGGTGGACAGTCCGGCTCAACTCTCTGAACCCGACCTGGATGTGATGGTCAG GTCATTGGTTAGGTCCCCAACGACTCGCAGAGAAACCTCTGGAGCTCAGGCTGCCAGCTCCAAACACAGCTGGAGTGTGTACCAGAGCCCAGAGAAGACATCTGAACTACGGCACATCCCGCAGAGCCCCGAACCCATGGAGGAATCGGATCAGGATCAGTTTTCATCGCTGGAACAGTCTGGAATTCTGCTCTCCAAGAGATCCTTTAACCGGCGGAAATCAGATAAGAGGGTTTTGGAG GTCAGAGGTGTTCCACTTTTACAGAAATCCCTCTTGTCGAGTCCGAAGCGGTCCTCCAACCCGATCCAGGACATTCCCATGAGTCCAGAACCAACTTCAGGGCTTAACTGGCTCTGTACGGACAGTCCGGCCCGCATAACCGAGCCTGATCTAGACGTGCTGATGACTCCCCAGCAAATATCTAAACCAGTGACTGCTTCTGCCCAGCTGCTGCAGTGTGACGTTCCCATGAGCCCCCCTCAGGGATTCGTACCTGATTGCGCTCCCTCAG TGTTGGTGTCGGACCCGTGGGATGAGGACCTGATAGCGTCTCAGCTCTCCAGCCTAAAGACTCCCCTCTCCTCGTACCCAAACCTCAGTGTCTGGAGCCGTTGCCTGCCCACTATCACCCCCAGGATGACCATACAGATGG CTGAGGAGTCTCTCCGAGTGGACTTTTTGCTGGGACAAGGTGCTTTTGCCACCGTTTATCAGGCCACCAACCTTACAACCTCTCAAAAACTCATCCTGAAG GTGCAGAAGCCAGCGAACCCATGGGAGTTTTACATCAACAGCCAGCTGAATGCTCGAGTGCAGCAGCGAGAGCGTCACCTGTTCAACAAGCTCCACTCTGCTCACCTGTTCACTAACGGCAGTGTGCTAGTGGGGGAACTGCACAACTGCGGAACTCTGCTG AATGTGGTGAACCAGTATAAGAGCCGCAGTGAGAAGGTGATGCCCCAGCCGCTGGTGCTGTACTTCAGCGTGTGTATTCTGAAAATGGTGGAGCAGCTGCACCAAGCCAGCATTGTCCATGCTGACATCAAACCTGACAACTTCCTGCTCGGAGAGAG ATTTCTGGAAAATGATGACTTGGATGCTGAGAGTATGGACCACGGCCTGGTTCTGATAGATTTTGGTCAAAGTATCGATATGACCCTGTTCCCAGAGGGCACAGCCTTCACTGCCCGCTGCATGACCTCTGGCTTCCAGTGCACAGAGATGCTCAGTGGTCGGCCATGGAACTACCAG ACCGATTACTTTGGCATCGCCGGCACTGTGTACTGTATGATCTTCGGGTCATACATGCAGGTGAGAAACGAGGGCGGAGTTTGGAAAACTAACGGCATCTTCAAGAG GAACCCTCACAGTGATCTGTGGCAGGAGTTTTTCCACACGCTACTGAACGTACCAGACTGTAACTCTGCACCCTGTCTGCGGAGTTTGCGCGAGCGTCTGTCATCtacactgcaggagaactacAGCAACAAACTGCGTGGCCTCAAAAACCGGCTGGTGGTGCAGATCCTGGAGAGCAGGAGCACTCGCAGATAG